A region of Porites lutea chromosome 13, jaPorLute2.1, whole genome shotgun sequence DNA encodes the following proteins:
- the LOC140922589 gene encoding matrilin-3-like — protein sequence MKVAISTAVLLLAISPFAFAQSDLERAKQEFTRLRDELTIVNKISDILFLLDTSGSLSSSDFDTEKRFVINFLNTLPVRMQAARVEVIPFGERASLYIDGVSNPSLVMNKCALIQKLKQMPISINGFKTNTKSAFQLAYDVCLGKYSANKRGPLNKVRTVVILITDGRWNWPFHDPSPIPIAQMLLAANVEVFAIGVRYSITRDTLQKVVKDPAKQAFILGNFLELEKLSLYFSGGGK from the exons ATGAAAGTTGCTATTTCAACTGCTGTCCTCCTTCTAGCGATTTCTCCTTTTGCATTTGCACAAAGTGACCTTGAACGCGCAAAACAAGAGTTCACAAGGCTACGAGATGAGTTAACAATCGTTAACAAAATAAGCGACATTCTGTTCCTGCTCGATACCTCTGGTAGTTTGAGCTCCTCTGACTTTGACACTGAAAAGAGATTCGTCATAAACTTTTTGAACACTTTACCTGTCCGCATGCAAGCAGCCAGAGTAGAGGTCATACCTTTTGGTGAAAGAGCCAGCCTGTATATAGACGGAGTCTCCAATCCCTCTTTGGTCATGAACAAGTGTGCTCTCATTCAAAAGCTAAAACAGATGCCTATCAGCATCAATGGCTTCAAAACGAATACCAAGAGTGCCTTTCAGCTCGCTTACGATGTCTGTCTTGGAAAATATAGCGCCAATAAAAGAGGCCCATTGAATAAAGTGAGGACGGTGGTTATTCTCATCACAGACGGAAGGTGGAATTGGCCGTTTCACGACCCCAGCCCCATTCCCATCGCCCAAATGCTGCTTGCAGCAAATGTAGAGGTCTTTGCAATTGGTGTCAGATACTCAATTACACGTGATACACTTCAAAAGGTGGTTAAAGATCCAGCAAAACAAGCATTTATTTTAGGAAACTTTCTGGAGCTTGAAAAACTGTCGCTCTACTTTTCAGGAGGAG GGAAATAA